Part of the Nicotiana sylvestris chromosome 2, ASM39365v2, whole genome shotgun sequence genome, ACTGGGTCCCACCCTAAGCTGGATGAGCCAGTGCTATAGAACCTGGTGCAGAAGATGCAACTTGACTTCTCTGCTGTTCTGAACTCCATGAtaatgaggacactgcctccatatatgactaAAATCCTCTCACCCAAAACAACTCCCTAGTGCTAGTGACGGGGACCGTAGGGAGGCCCAAGCACCGAGATAACTGGTAGAAGGACCTAgcatagatgagccctgaaccaatggagcacgggacaaacaCTGAGCTAGAAGGGCAATGAGAGATGGgtgaccctgatgagaactgtgtgAACCATGGCTAGATAATGCACCACAGTGAACTGGGCGAGCCGTCTGAGTATGCCTGAAAGAACGAACCCTGCCGTGGTAAAACTGACATTCAGAAGGAACCCCACTAAAACCACCTGACCtatgagacctcttggcctccctctcaaccccCTCCTAGTTGCGAACCATCTCTATCTGTCGAGCAAtgttgatgttttatacttcaataccgcacaagggggggtgatttgtgtggtacccaatttttgatTAACTTGATTATAAAAGGACtcggttcttctatgtgttccaactactactgttacggaataataaatacagaaaataaagaacacatagattttatgtggaaaatacttagctcaaaaggtgaaaaaaccacgacctaccttccagtaggattttcccaaactctctactaaaatcactgagccgaaaactacatttacaaaaactcttttataaacctaggattaactctaatcctgttatagcacacagcctcaactgttgtgacaacttcaagttaactctaacttgaaaactctaagtacctaatacaattgcttctataaaagctgaaaggtacaatataaattcacctactacaattgaactagaataaaagatagacatttgaaactggttcttctatctagtTCAAGTAGCTTAAGGATTGCACgtttgaatcacacataaattgcttgcaaaattgcctagCTATTTtactctcaattcacgtttaacttctactTATGtccattacctgtaaaagagaacaacactgatatttaaggaGTTAGCAATTAGAGATTTACTAggatacagatgctactcttccaaggtggaagagttctagttgatctcatactctaactctatccttttcctaaaccgtattctctttgtgtaaggagtcattctccttatccaatatgcaaccttttagatcatgatcaggagatattatttctgataagttaggtttatctccttcacgtgcatctcacatgtttgggttgatcacaactatgcttcacaagatggacctggtctatgtctgagttcctttgtcagtcttcaaaacttcacctttacttgggccaacaaattccccctttttgatgatgacaaactctgtgcttttcactCACTTAGTCCCCTGTCAGAATTCATTTTATTCATCAATACAAAGTTAgaaaaattcacttatcatcaaagaccaggttaattaggttataaacatcacttattcagaatatgtaaatgtaaagcacaatatctcttcccccttttggcatcatcgaaaagttgcataaacaaagtgtgagtcccagaATTTAATAGTTACTCATAGACACTCGGGCAACTACAAGTGCAATTATGGATCAATTATTAGTAATCAGGCAAACATATTAAAACTATCAATGAAATATTAACAATCAACAAGagaaaaaatagtagatatcattgataaaatatatgttgctaccacaatccatAAACAGAAAGCAAAAGTATTCAAAACATGCGCAAAAATAACGAGAAATCTCTAATCTGGGTCACTAGTGGTACTAGACAGGTTCGGGAGATAAATGctagaattcctaaggcttgggggagctagagggttggttttgggttGGAGAAGATTTAGCATATTGTGAAGAatcccatcattcttctccttttccttggtaagttcagttctgagagcatccctctcagattcaACCTCTGCTAAGCGAGCCTTCAGCATCCTTGGCCCCACTTTCCTGAACTAGAGCCCTAACTTTACTGTTGATAGGTGTCTTCTTCAATGAACCAGGTTTATTGGAATGACATTGACTAGATAGTCACAAGCAATCAGAGTATTAATGCCAAAATGGTCCTTGTTTGTGGCCATTTCCCACTTCTTCAGAGGCACCTTGCACCGATCCAGAATAGTAGTCAGAATAAATTTAAAGGGGGTGGCATGGGCCTTGAagccattgataaccctgtccaatagcttgatgatgaatgcatgccagttgatttgccttccattttcaaggcactccatcagaactaagtccatatagttagcaatgtgccttctttcctgcctggacagtaggcacttgttgacaaacttaAAGAAAACTTTGTGTTGTGACTTCATTTCACTCTTGTGTACAAACTTGGCCTCATTCACTTTTTCAACATCATAGAATCTCCTAGTGATTTCAAGGGTAGGAGGAAGGGAATACAGACTTGGCCATCTTTGCCTAGTGTAGTCACCATATCCCTCAGCATAGATGTCAAGAATCTCTCCCAGCTTCTCTGCATCGAAGGTCACTTGAACTCCTTTTACTTGGCTGGTGACTCTGCCATCTTTGACCTCTGCATTggccatgaattcaatgatttcattCCTAGCTAGCCTTCTATCCATCTGAAagaccatgtccttccagcccTGAATAGCTAGGGCATCAACAAAACGAACCATTCCTGGTTCCACCAAGTCTTTCAGTAATCTTCCCTTCAAaatttttcttttgccaaacttgGCCAGCTTGGCTTGTTCACCATCAGACTCACTCTCTTCTTCACCACTCTATTCCTCATCTTCAGTAATTCTAACTTGTTGGTTTTTCActgcagaccttgtcctcttggccaaTGAAGGTTCAGCAGCCTTAGACACagatgaagacttcttggaagaagtcttggtctttttGGGCTTGGGGTTCTGAACCTCCATTGTTGTATGTTCCTCCTGATGGGCATGTTCTATCTCCTCAACATCAACAACTTCATAGGACTCTACAACCTTAccttttctttggatcataactaTCACCTACTTTCTTCAAAAGGTCTGCTAGGGCTTCCTTAATAAATGAACTAGGTTCATATGCCTTTGAACTTAGATTAACAACCCTTCAGCAGCCTCCCTGAACCAATTCCCCCTGGCTTCTTGCCACTTTCTTCCACAGTTGCATGTTCAATCCCACAAATAGCTGGTGCCATCAATTCAGAAGTGGGTGAAGAACCAACCactcctttcccttttcccctcacaTCACTACatacaccctctctctctttttctttttcatttttgttttgacCTCCTATCCTTCCCAATTCAGGTAATTCCACATTCCTGACAGACTCaaccaaaacaaacctattttctaaattttcagccAAAGTAGAACGTACCTTAGAAGGGGAGTTTTGAGCCTTTTCAGAGTCAAAGACCCAGTTCCTCCCCCTCACTCATAGATTTGAACGAATCGTCTGAGTTCTCAAAATCTTGGGCTTGGTTTGACTTTGATTTCTTGTTCAATTTCTTTGAAAGAGaaccagtttccatcatttttcgagcaagcatttttacTCGTCTTCTCCTAGGTTGAGGGGTTGTGCTGGGAGGAGGAGGTGTGGAGGAACCAGAAGGGGAAGGTGGTGGAGGAGTGCCTGGATTATCTTAAGGATTCGACATTGTAACTGATTTCTTGAGAGAGTTTATGAGTTAGGCTTTTGGAAGAGAGAACAATTGAGAGTGAAATAGATTTTTGATGGTTTGGAATAGTGAGTGTGGCAGATAGCGATGATGGGTATTTAAAGAAAGTGACCTATTTAATGACTAACAGTAGCTTTTAGCattcaattagaggtctaatcaatccgaaatttcaggttgaataaacggttaagcttccctagattttaggcattTTATGTGGTGAGAACCCTAGTAgagacggaactggttcaaaaaATAAACGGATAggattttttgatgtttttgaacATAGATAAGactctgctcatgatttaaatatttatatttctaattgtgcagagtatagaaaacatacctcatTTTTCAGATGaccaatactgatgaaccaggttcttcatttagaattctcttgatcatgcctcaatttaccataatagagaaaattttgttagagatcagtgagtcatatcaaTACATGTCACATgagtatactatttacagtatgaaactgagtaaaaattaatctaacTATTTACACAAGTTTCAGATTTCCTAGCCaatttttgtttcaatttgttttcattgtgcattctgaccTCGTCcctttaggtgatcttaatcatatCTAATTCTAACTTGTTCCTTTCAAAGCTTTCTCTACTCGATTCTTTAGTAAAGATATCAacaatttgcttatcagtagcatAATTCTATAgtaatcaatcctttctcatagttgtcccttaaGAAGTAATGCCTaatatctatgtgcttagtcctcttataaTGAATTGGGTTCTTGGTCATACTAATAACACTAGTATTATCACAAACTatagggatgcaaccaacttcaatgctaaAATCCATCAGCTGCTGTTTGGTCCACAacagttgagcacaacaagaggcaacaacaacatactcaacCTTagtagtggataaggccactgaattatgctttttagtggcccatgataccaGACATGACCCAAGGAAGTGttccatacctgaggtgctcttcctatccaccaGGAAACCTACATAGTCAACATCAGCATATTCCACTAGATTAAagttactacctttagggtaccaaaggcaaagatcagtagtgcctttcaaatatctcagtatcctcttgacaacagtaAAGTgggattccttaggattttcctGAAAACGAGCATAAAAACCTACACTaaaaactatgtcaggtctgctagcagtaagatacaaaagtgaaccaatcatactcctatacaacttctgatcaacagatgaaccaagttcatctatgtctaatttagtagctGTTGCAATGagtgtgtctatttcttttgattcatccattttaaacttcttaatcaactATTTTGCATATTTCTACTGGTGGATCATGTTTTtatttgggttttgtttgatttgtaagcctaagaaaaagttaagctcatccatcatactcatttcaaactcactccccattaatttggcaaattCCTAACTCAGTTTGTgtcagtggttgccccaaaaattatgtcatcaacatatatttatACTACAAGAAGGTCCTCACCTTTTTCCCTTAGGAACAGAGTACcgtcaattttacctctcttgtagccatgttcaagcagaaatttggacagtcgttcataccatgctctaggagcctacttgagtccatagagagccttgtctaatttgtacacatgttccggacactccttgctctcaaaccctggagattgtttgacaaacacttcttcctttaggtAGCCATTTAGGAAGGCACTCTTGATATCCATCTGATAAAGAgtaaattccatgtgtgctgaAAAGGCTATCATGAGTCTTATTGCTTCcaatcttgcaactggagcaaaggtctcatcatagtctatgccttccTCCCGGCTGTAACCTTGAACCAAAaaccttgccttgttccttgtaatagttccatcttcatcaagcttgtttttgaagacccatttagtgccaattactaatctgtccttgggtcttggaaccagatgccaaacttgacttctttcaaattgattgagttcatcttgcattgcatttacccaatctgcatcctgcaaagcctcaacaacatttttaggttcaataaaagataagaaagcatcaaaagcacacaaattctttaattgtgatatAGTTTTAACTCCAAAGGCcggatcagtaattatgttctcaataggatgagaactttgatacttgtaatgtttcacaaccaactggtttctgtttgatgtttctctcatgttctgttgctgaggaatagGCTCATGGACAGGTTCCATTAGGGGATTAGTTTCagttcttctttgttcagttcctcctatcaggttgccctggatggaagaacctgttccatcacctgttccttcttttggtgcagtTTCAGCTTGAGCCATGACTTCACTCAActcttttaccagcccaatagcttcatcttcatgttcctgtctctcagaaagaatgttagtttcatcaaaaactacatgtacactttcttctatacACAAAGTTTTTTTGTTGTACAGCTTATAGGCTtttctatgtgaagaatatcctaagaatactccctcatcacttctgggatcaaacttacctcgggagtcctttccattattgtgcacaaagcacttgtaTCCAAAtaccctaagatgggatatatttggttttctccctttaagtaactcatagggagtcttctctacaagaggtttagtcatgcacctattaatgatgtaaacatgcagtatttacagcctctgcccagaagctttggggcagtttactagaaagaagaatagtcctagccatatgttcaagagtcctattctttctttcaattattccattttgttgaggagtcctaggggcagagaaattatgatctataccatgctcatcataaaattcagcaaacttagcatttcaaattcagttccatgatcagacctaattgatgcaagttgattacctagttgtttctgagtttttctaacaaaggcagtaaacatgtcaaatgcttcatccttagatgttaaaaataatacccaagtaaacctagagtaatcatcaacaagtaccatcacatatttcttaccacctctgctcaatgttctcattggaccacatagatccatatgaaccagttccatcatCCTGGTCATGCTTACCACTTTCTTACTTTTAAAAAAAGGATCTTACCTACTTCtaccttgcacaagcctcacaaactttgtcttccttgaacttgatgttaggtaaccctatcaccaggtccttggagactaatttgtagTTGATttgacttgcatgaccaagtcttttgtgccacatgaGGGGATTATCgtccaacacactcaagcaagtgagttTATTTTATGAacgagtggacaaatctacaatgtaaatattgttaactctttccctgcaaaacaatcttgtcagtggtaagattaatcacaaaacatttAGTAGAGGTGGATGCTACCAGGTTACCTTTGTCatacagttgtgatacactgattaggctatatttcaagccatctatcaagtagacattctcaatgggaTGTGAGTctatcttacctacctttccaaccccaatgaacttacctttcttcccatttccaaaggagacattaccttcttttaggtcctcaagtgaaaggaactggttcttacttccagtcatatactttgagcaaccactatccatgtaccatatttggatacttcccttcacttggacctgcaaaacgaAATAAGGgtttagtcttaggaacccaaactagtttgggtcctttTCTATAGGCAAATGGGtgaattaaattatttttagccCATCCAAGCAGCccatttttctcttgaacaaaggttttgttcttttaactagccttttcttttgcattacattcacttttgtaatgaccagtcttgccacagtgtgtgcagattttgttctcagaaagtgtgatgtacttgcttttgggatcccacttaggtgctggggtcccatagccaagtcctctcttattgctactatgATGCTCTTGTAGTCAGGATAGTGCATCAAAagacttattccatttgcaagttctgtctagttcatgcttcACCTTGCCTAGATCTTTTTTTAGGagtcttatctgctcatctttcttgtacaactcatccttcatttttcctagattttcttctaaggtaAGATATGTGTGATCAACTTTAtttttacctgttcctaatttcagttttaaatttttagacctaagttctaagacaatggtgtcaagttcaagaacctggttctttaactcAGTATTTTTACGATCACTTTCACTAACCCTAAATTCCAGATTTTTGCATTTGGCTTTTAGTATCACATTCCCTAGACAGctgttccttctcattgtttatgacctcagactcatcaatgaagtctagcaataATTCAGATAgtctttctttagacaaaaatttaatcttgtctttgagatgaatcacacttacctcttgttcatcgtctgattctccaatggccataagtgcttgttcatctcctgTTTCATCTTCTAAATCCTTATATGagctttctccccaagcagcaaccatagcctttgttgatcctttgttcttcttgggttgaacctgttccttcttcctatttctttgttcagccctttccttcttccattcaatttcccactaaggacaattcttgatcatgtggtcagtcttaccacatttgtagcagccctAGTTGGTCTGTTtttcaggagcccttggtttgttgaaggtttcacctcttgaagaaccctttcctctcattaggtactttgtacgcggcaaaatcagaggacttgatttctcgctgtcaaGTTATTTCgaaagaatgcctcgagacccaaAGGATGGGAAGCCTTGACTgagttcccgacctcggggctcgtcgaggcccgactcagagaatatggagatcgaagccaggacaggggaagctcccaaggcacacggctaagtctgatagggccggcctatccagagcctatgctgaggcatcacgtcaagccatcccatatccatactttgtaattaatctccacgtACTTgcagccgagttcccctcctatataaaagggactcaccctaccttgtaaaggacatatgttgctccatttctccacaggTGCAAtagtatctctctctctctctcttttctttctaacttgttcgttctcactgaCCCAAGGTTACCTTGATATCCATCGTTTCCTTAATTGTTCTTCATCATATAACTCAGTAtgggccataaagagccttgtttaattatatcttcaactgttatcccGTCCCCGACTATCCCTGATAGCTTGAATTTGACCCTGACGTTGACctcgaggtcccccatcgaccagaccTATATCCGGGAAGCAGGCCCTTCGGTCCGATTTctacctcgttttagcttgcatttcatcattaaactctatattattagcatcatctgctctaacaactagctcgacaatagatcacgtatttttagaatcccatttacaaatttaattgttgttaccatttttaccgtaaacagtttggcgcccaccgtggagctaaaaataatagtgattattttcttgctagtttcattgcacaagcgcacattatctttcacactttttcttgtccaaaaatctcttgatttcaggtcaaaatgtctggctcagtaaacAAAGTCAAGAGCGACTACCCCGAAAATCACGACGGAAACGTTGAGGCTGTTCCAGTGGTTGGCACGACATCGCGGAATCCCAATAATGCATCTGGGCTAATTCCAGTGGACGCAGGTTCATAAGGCGCGCAACAGGTCGACGAGGCCTCGCACACCGATGGGAGCATTCAACATATTGACCgacaggaagctcaaaaaaccccggctcgggaagaacatgaagttaaccttcatgttatttttgaaatgttgcaggtaTAACAATTGGATATCGCTCAGCTGTagagccatccgaagactcccagcacagtagcgcAGGAAACAGCTTCCTACGCCAAACGGATACCCGAAaggtcaagcaacaacggatCGATAACAGACCCCACCGTAGCGAAaatgcttggggatctctccaaaaggatcgagtcaggttcgTGGAGGTTCATGCGACAGTTATCCCTCGGGGAAGCGGTCCCGGAACCCGCTTCACGGAAGTCTGGAACGCTGGAACTCCCTAGGTGCAACAGGGCCTCGGATCCCGATGAGTTCACCACCACTTACACATGCGCAGAAAAAGGCAGCGACATTCAAAATGATATGTTCTAGTCCGTCCCATCgaagaagtttggggaaacactctcgaaagaaaCCATGATATGGTGTTGCAGCCTAGCGCCTGACCTCACAAACTCGCTTACCATATCAGCAGATCCCTCCACAGGAGCACTCACCGATACCATCGAAGCAGTAACGGAAGAGCCCGACACACCTGGGGCCAAACAAAGAGAGAGTGAAACACCACAAGAAGTCACGTATCATTCCCTATTAGGACGAATGAGGTCGCTCCAGGTTTCGGATGACTGGACAACCCAGGCCTTCGCCCGAAGTTTAAACGAAGCATGCCCGATGACTCCAGGTCTTTTCAAACGATGCTTAGTCAGATATCCAGTCGAGACCTGGCCGAATGCCCGTACCCAGCACTAGCCACGAACCAGGGCCATGGACAACTGTCTGGGAGCCTTTACGGGcccagtatacccaagcaggctcccaacaaagaaactaatgccaaacagatggaggtaccatccatgcGCCGCGAATGGGAGGGACGCcacaagatgcaacctaccttGCAACGATAGAAAAATAGCTTGAGGGCAACATCTTCGAGGAACCTTCAGTGGAACCAGATATGACGAGGCATGGCCGGCAGAGGAACCCTACCCAATGGAGCACGATTTCAACATTGCCATGccaaacatcgtgatcaccatTAGCGAAACCAGGGACACTGAACGACTCAGGCCTATTCAACCAAGACCCCTTCAAAGGAACCATGACCCGACATGGGAACCTCAGGGCGCACGCGGCCGCGAGATCAAAAACGGCCACCGGCTCAAAATGATGACAAccgtgctactcaataaaaatcactACCGAGTGCCATCGAGCGGTCAGGCTCGAGTCCAAGCCAAAGAAGGAAGGCAACCAGGAAAAATGAAGCGAACGAGCCATGATGTATTACCACGATAGTGAAGGAGTGGCAACACCCTCCGtggactcataaaatggaaagtgaaaatGTTCGCCGTCAGGAAAAGAGGATCCAGGGAAGTATTCCGGAGGACACCCTTACATCTAGGGAAAAGGACATCGAGACTTCGCCTCGGCATCACACTGACACATTGGTAACCCTCTtcctcatttgatctatttcaaataaaatatgtgTTCATAAATTCAGGTGATTCGATCACGTACAACAACGATATCGGACCAAAGTCAACAAGGCGGTCCAGGCTAATGGACCAAATCACTCCCGCATGCCGAATCTCTAGCGAATTCAAAATGACAAATCACCACAAAGACCATTCTCTTGATACAGCCCGTCTGAGCTCGTGCCGGGACGTCGAGCTTTGTACCATTGGAGGAGGCGCATAGTATGGATGTCTTATTCAGACAACCGTCGGCACACCATCCGGAGATAGCTTCGGGCCCATTTTACCAAAACATGAAACCTCTTACAAAGGGCAAGACTAAAATAAGTCGACAGAAAGCAATACGCGACAAGAGGAAATTCTTCACCATCTGGCGTGTCGCCGACATCACTGCCCCCACCTTCggaaggatcaaagggtaagcaaaccacatcttcggccaagcctgatAAGACACAGTAGGGGGCTGTATCGGGACTCACACCTCGAAAGGGTAGGAACATACTAAATCTCAAAACGTCGCCTACATATCCCGTGGTGAGGAGGAACTGCTTTACcccttgttattttttcactaacctatATGCAGACAACTGGCCAGGATATTCAAAAGTTCTAACTCTACCCGAAGATCCATAGGCCTTGAAAATGGGTCCTCCATGCTCTTTCCCCTCAATCGGGCTTTCACCCCGAAGAGGGTCTCGTcaagattattagcggagcaACGTACCCACCAGAGGAGGATCCGATAAGGTCGCAAGCCTTTTTCTACAATCCAACGACAAGCGATGATCTTCTTCTAAGGGCACCGTCCCCTCGTGAGGACAGGGAAACGATAGACTATCACCCAATCGGGAATTATTTACTAGATTGAATGGTCCGAGGAGCTGTGCCCGCGCGGGCCGAGCTCACGACAACGAAACAATGTATGATtacaccaagcaataaaaggaCATCTTTTTAGCATCTTATTCTCCAAACAAGGGAATCTCAAGTATACTCCCAGCGGGGACCACTCCACCAAATGCATcccaaaatactcggagacttaacgTCAATAATTTGGCACTCGCACGACCCTAGGGTCGGAACTCCaggctcataaagcccctacaaggcaactccgagctcacttAAAGAGGTCTTCACGCTTAAACAAATATGATGACTCAGATACTGTCATTCATCGCCAATCGCCATGCACTAGG contains:
- the LOC138884348 gene encoding secreted RxLR effector protein 161-like, whose translation is MDESKEIDTLIATATKLDIDELGSSVDQKLYRSMIGSLLYLTASRPDIVFSVGFYARFQENPKESHFTVVKRILRYLKGTTDLCLWYPKGSNFNLVEYADVDYVGFLVDRKSTSGMEHFLGSCLVSWATKKHNSVALSTTKVEYVVVASCCAQLLWTKQQLMDFSIEVGCIPIVCDNTSVISMTKNPIHYKRTKHIDIRHYFLRDNYEKGLITIELCY